A genomic stretch from Primulina huaijiensis isolate GDHJ02 chromosome 14, ASM1229523v2, whole genome shotgun sequence includes:
- the LOC140956779 gene encoding phospholipase D beta 1-like isoform X2 translates to MDNNNNSYPPSPYPYNPAYGYTHTPVPPNQYPPQPSLLPPALGSYPYLQHSHYPNTHNTIHSTPLNYQYPSSAPPPPPPPPPTPAPYHPLQHSSYPYQYHSSPPPPPSAPPQPNPETFGSFQSGSFSYLHHQSSGRLQPPDIQSDIPPRVSSDFSTHDQYQHSSSSVSDSISQYDHQNDSSQTYPPLYPPIDDQLAYMILSDDHSKPSVSASPPAPSSSSNVTPPQKYHSGPLPMTDKFDGSGIIYGYPNTSFSSLETSPVAQGLPSRPVSSHVSAHSNPSHGQGMQLVQVSPTKTSLKVLLLHGNLDVWIYEAKNLPNMDMIHKTFGDMFKFPGNTSNKIEGQAHSKITSDPYVSITLIGATIGRTFVIKNDENPVWRQNFILPVAHYAAEVSFVVKDNDVVGSQHIGTVSLPVEHIYGGGKLHGQFPILNASGKPCKAGAVLSLSIQYYPIEQLSIYHHGIGAGPNYQGVHGTYFPLRRGGTVTLYQDSHVPDGSLPSLKLDNGMQFINGKCWRDIFEAIRHARRFIYITGWSVWHKVRLVRDDSSISDSTLGELLKSKSQEGVRVLLLVWDDPTSRSILGYKTDGVMQTHDEETRRFFKHSSVQVLLCPRVAGKRHSWVNQREVGVIYTHHQKTVIVDADAGNNRRRIIAFLGGLDLCDGRYDTPQHPIFRTLHTLHSDDYHNPTYTGSTTGCPREPWHDLHCKIDGPAAYDVLTNFEDRWRKASRPHGIKKLKTSSDDALLSIERIPDILGLSDAPCVSDDDPESWHAQVFRSIDSNSVKGFPKDPKEATMRNLVCGKNVLIDMSIHTAYVKAIRAAQHFIYIENQYFIGSSYNWSSYKDIGANNLIPMEIALKIAEKIRAHQRFAAYIVVPMWPEGNPTGAATQRILFWQHKTMQMMYETIHKALVEVGLEDAYSPQDYLNFYCLGNRETLDACDLSESVTSSNTPQV, encoded by the exons ATGGATAACAACAATAATAGTTACCCTCCATCTCCATACCCTTACAATCCCGCCTATGGTTATACTCATACTCCTGTACCTCCAAATCAGTACCCACCTCAACCTTCGCTTCTTCCTCCTGCTCTTGGTTCATACCCGTATCTACAGCATTCACATTATCCTAACACACATAACACTATACATTCCACGCCCCTGAACTACCAGTATCCTAGTTCagcaccaccacctccacctccacctcctccCACTCCGGCACCTTACCACCCACTACAGCATAGCTCCTATCCTTACCAGTATCATTCGtctcctccaccaccaccatccGCTCCTCCTCAGCCGAACCCAGAGACCTTTGGGAGTTTCCAAAGTGGTTCGTTTAGTTACCTCCATCATCAGTCATCTGGGAGGTTACAACCTCCAGACATTCAATCTGATATTCCTCCTAGAGTCAGCAGCGATTTCTCCACTCACGATCAGTATCAGCATAGTTCATCATCTGTCAGTGATTCCATATCGCAGTATGATCATCAAAATGATAGTTCCCAGACATATCCTCCGCTTTACCCACCTATTGACGATCAATTGGCGTACATGATTTTATCTGATGACCACAGTAAGCCATCTGTATCTGCTTCCCCTCCAGCCCCTTCATCTTCATCTAACGTCACCCCCCCACAAAAATATCACTCAGGACCCTTGCCAATGACTGATAAATTTGATGGTTCTGGGATAATTTATGGGTATCCTAATACCTCATTTTCAAGTTTGGAAACATCTCCTGTCGCCCAGGGGCTGCCCTCTCGTCCAGTATCATCACATGTATCAGCACACTCAAATCCGTCACATGGTCAGGGTATGCAGCTAGTGCAAGTCTCACCCACAAAAACATCTTTGAAGGTTTTACTTTTACACGGGAACTTAGATGTATGGATATATGAAGCAAAAAACCTTCCAAACATGGATATGATACACAAAACATTTGGGGATATGTTTAAATTTCCTGGAAACACGAGCAACAAAATTGAGGGGCAAGCGCATAGTAAGATTACCAGTGATCCCTACGTATCCATAACATTAATCGGAGCCACTATTGGAAGGACCTTTGttattaaaaatgatgaaaatccTGTTTGGAGGCAAAATTTTATTCTTCCAGTAGCTCATTATGCTGCTGAAGTGAGCTTTGTTGTTAAGGATAATGATGTTGTGGGGTCACAGCACATAGGGACAGTGTCTCTTCCAGTTGAGCACATATATGGAGGAGGAAAACTTCATGGGCAGTTTCCAATCCTTAATGCTAGTGGTAAACCCTGCAAGGCTGGAGCTGTTTTGAGTTTATCAATTCAGTACTATCCAATAGAGCAGCTGAGTATTTACCATCATGGAATTGGAGCCGGTCCCAATTATCAGGGAGTTCATGGGACATATTTTCCTCTTAGGAGAGGTGGGACAGTCACCCTTTATCAAGATTCGCATGTACCTGATGGATCCCTCCCAAGTCTAAAACTCGACAATGGAATGCAATTCATAAATGGAAAGTGTTGGCGTGACATTTTTGAGGCAATACGTCATGCTCGGCGCTTCATCTATATAACCGGATGGTCAGTGTGGCACAAAGTTAGACTAGTTAGGGATGATAGTTCTATCTCTGATTCCACTTTGGGTGAACTGCTGAAATCAAAGTCACAGGAAGGAGTAAGAGTGTTGCTTCTCGTATGGGACGACCCTACATCAAGAAGCATATTGGGCTACAAAACT GATGGAGTTATGCAAACTCATGATGAAGAAACTCGTCGATTTTTCAAGCACTCCTCTGTTCAAGTGCTACTTTGTCCTCGAGTGGCTGGAAAGCGTCACAGCTGGGTAAATCAGAGG GAAGTTGGAGTCATTTATACTCACCATCAGAAGACTGTGATCGTGGATGCTGATGCTGGAAACAACAGAAGGAGGATCATAGCTTTTCTAGGAGGACTGGACTTGTGTGATGGACGATATGATACTCCTCAGCATCCTATATTTAGAACACTTCATACTTTGCATTCAGACGACTATCACAACCCCACTTATACG GGAAGTACTACTGGTTGTCCAAGAGAACCATGGCATGACCTGCACTGTAAAATTGACGGTCCCGCAGCATATGATGTTCTGACTAATTTTGAGGATCGATGGAGAAAGGCTTCGAGACCCCATGgaattaaaaaacttaaaacGTCATCTGATGATGCTTTGCTCTCTATAGAAAGGATACCTGACATATTGGGCTTGTCCGACGCTCCTTGTGTAAGTGACGATGATCCTGAAAGTTGGCATGCACAG GTATTTCGGTCCATCGATTCAAATTCGGTCAAAGGATTCCCAAAAGATCCTAAGGAGGCGACAATGAGG aaCTTGGTATGTGGAAAGAATGTTCTTATAGATATGAGCATACATACAGCATATGTGAAGGCTATCCGTGCTGCCCAACATTTCATCTATATCGAAAATCAATACTTCATTGGGTCCTCATACAACTGGAGTTCATACAAGGACATTG GTGCTAATAATTTAATTCCAATGGAAATTGCTCTTAAAATTGCTGAAAAAATTAGAGCACATCAGAggtttgctgcttatattgttGTCCCTATGTGGCCTGAAGGTAATCCAACAGGAGCTGCAACACAGAGGATTTTATTCTGGCAG CATAAGACAATGCAAATGATGTATGAAACTATTCACAAGGCTTTAGTGGAGGTTGGGCTTGAGGATGCTTACTCGCCGCaagattatttaaatttttattgccTTGGCAACCGAGAGACTCTCGATGCCTGTGATCTCTCCGAGAGTGTTACCTCATCAAACACTCCCCAG GTATGA
- the LOC140956779 gene encoding phospholipase D gamma 1-like isoform X1, translating to MDNNNNSYPPSPYPYNPAYGYTHTPVPPNQYPPQPSLLPPALGSYPYLQHSHYPNTHNTIHSTPLNYQYPSSAPPPPPPPPPTPAPYHPLQHSSYPYQYHSSPPPPPSAPPQPNPETFGSFQSGSFSYLHHQSSGRLQPPDIQSDIPPRVSSDFSTHDQYQHSSSSVSDSISQYDHQNDSSQTYPPLYPPIDDQLAYMILSDDHSKPSVSASPPAPSSSSNVTPPQKYHSGPLPMTDKFDGSGIIYGYPNTSFSSLETSPVAQGLPSRPVSSHVSAHSNPSHGQGMQLVQVSPTKTSLKVLLLHGNLDVWIYEAKNLPNMDMIHKTFGDMFKFPGNTSNKIEGQAHSKITSDPYVSITLIGATIGRTFVIKNDENPVWRQNFILPVAHYAAEVSFVVKDNDVVGSQHIGTVSLPVEHIYGGGKLHGQFPILNASGKPCKAGAVLSLSIQYYPIEQLSIYHHGIGAGPNYQGVHGTYFPLRRGGTVTLYQDSHVPDGSLPSLKLDNGMQFINGKCWRDIFEAIRHARRFIYITGWSVWHKVRLVRDDSSISDSTLGELLKSKSQEGVRVLLLVWDDPTSRSILGYKTDGVMQTHDEETRRFFKHSSVQVLLCPRVAGKRHSWVNQREVGVIYTHHQKTVIVDADAGNNRRRIIAFLGGLDLCDGRYDTPQHPIFRTLHTLHSDDYHNPTYTGSTTGCPREPWHDLHCKIDGPAAYDVLTNFEDRWRKASRPHGIKKLKTSSDDALLSIERIPDILGLSDAPCVSDDDPESWHAQVFRSIDSNSVKGFPKDPKEATMRNLVCGKNVLIDMSIHTAYVKAIRAAQHFIYIENQYFIGSSYNWSSYKDIGANNLIPMEIALKIAEKIRAHQRFAAYIVVPMWPEGNPTGAATQRILFWQHKTMQMMYETIHKALVEVGLEDAYSPQDYLNFYCLGNRETLDACDLSESVTSSNTPQGLSRKNRRFMIYVHSKGMIVDDEYVILGSANINQRSMEGTRDTEIAMGAYQPHHTWARRLSSPRGQIYGYRMSLWAEHLGVLEDCFTRPDSLECVRRVRTMGEANWNQFASNEVSEMRGHLLKYPVDVDRKGKVKPLPNCETFPDVGGNIVGSFLAIQENLTI from the exons ATGGATAACAACAATAATAGTTACCCTCCATCTCCATACCCTTACAATCCCGCCTATGGTTATACTCATACTCCTGTACCTCCAAATCAGTACCCACCTCAACCTTCGCTTCTTCCTCCTGCTCTTGGTTCATACCCGTATCTACAGCATTCACATTATCCTAACACACATAACACTATACATTCCACGCCCCTGAACTACCAGTATCCTAGTTCagcaccaccacctccacctccacctcctccCACTCCGGCACCTTACCACCCACTACAGCATAGCTCCTATCCTTACCAGTATCATTCGtctcctccaccaccaccatccGCTCCTCCTCAGCCGAACCCAGAGACCTTTGGGAGTTTCCAAAGTGGTTCGTTTAGTTACCTCCATCATCAGTCATCTGGGAGGTTACAACCTCCAGACATTCAATCTGATATTCCTCCTAGAGTCAGCAGCGATTTCTCCACTCACGATCAGTATCAGCATAGTTCATCATCTGTCAGTGATTCCATATCGCAGTATGATCATCAAAATGATAGTTCCCAGACATATCCTCCGCTTTACCCACCTATTGACGATCAATTGGCGTACATGATTTTATCTGATGACCACAGTAAGCCATCTGTATCTGCTTCCCCTCCAGCCCCTTCATCTTCATCTAACGTCACCCCCCCACAAAAATATCACTCAGGACCCTTGCCAATGACTGATAAATTTGATGGTTCTGGGATAATTTATGGGTATCCTAATACCTCATTTTCAAGTTTGGAAACATCTCCTGTCGCCCAGGGGCTGCCCTCTCGTCCAGTATCATCACATGTATCAGCACACTCAAATCCGTCACATGGTCAGGGTATGCAGCTAGTGCAAGTCTCACCCACAAAAACATCTTTGAAGGTTTTACTTTTACACGGGAACTTAGATGTATGGATATATGAAGCAAAAAACCTTCCAAACATGGATATGATACACAAAACATTTGGGGATATGTTTAAATTTCCTGGAAACACGAGCAACAAAATTGAGGGGCAAGCGCATAGTAAGATTACCAGTGATCCCTACGTATCCATAACATTAATCGGAGCCACTATTGGAAGGACCTTTGttattaaaaatgatgaaaatccTGTTTGGAGGCAAAATTTTATTCTTCCAGTAGCTCATTATGCTGCTGAAGTGAGCTTTGTTGTTAAGGATAATGATGTTGTGGGGTCACAGCACATAGGGACAGTGTCTCTTCCAGTTGAGCACATATATGGAGGAGGAAAACTTCATGGGCAGTTTCCAATCCTTAATGCTAGTGGTAAACCCTGCAAGGCTGGAGCTGTTTTGAGTTTATCAATTCAGTACTATCCAATAGAGCAGCTGAGTATTTACCATCATGGAATTGGAGCCGGTCCCAATTATCAGGGAGTTCATGGGACATATTTTCCTCTTAGGAGAGGTGGGACAGTCACCCTTTATCAAGATTCGCATGTACCTGATGGATCCCTCCCAAGTCTAAAACTCGACAATGGAATGCAATTCATAAATGGAAAGTGTTGGCGTGACATTTTTGAGGCAATACGTCATGCTCGGCGCTTCATCTATATAACCGGATGGTCAGTGTGGCACAAAGTTAGACTAGTTAGGGATGATAGTTCTATCTCTGATTCCACTTTGGGTGAACTGCTGAAATCAAAGTCACAGGAAGGAGTAAGAGTGTTGCTTCTCGTATGGGACGACCCTACATCAAGAAGCATATTGGGCTACAAAACT GATGGAGTTATGCAAACTCATGATGAAGAAACTCGTCGATTTTTCAAGCACTCCTCTGTTCAAGTGCTACTTTGTCCTCGAGTGGCTGGAAAGCGTCACAGCTGGGTAAATCAGAGG GAAGTTGGAGTCATTTATACTCACCATCAGAAGACTGTGATCGTGGATGCTGATGCTGGAAACAACAGAAGGAGGATCATAGCTTTTCTAGGAGGACTGGACTTGTGTGATGGACGATATGATACTCCTCAGCATCCTATATTTAGAACACTTCATACTTTGCATTCAGACGACTATCACAACCCCACTTATACG GGAAGTACTACTGGTTGTCCAAGAGAACCATGGCATGACCTGCACTGTAAAATTGACGGTCCCGCAGCATATGATGTTCTGACTAATTTTGAGGATCGATGGAGAAAGGCTTCGAGACCCCATGgaattaaaaaacttaaaacGTCATCTGATGATGCTTTGCTCTCTATAGAAAGGATACCTGACATATTGGGCTTGTCCGACGCTCCTTGTGTAAGTGACGATGATCCTGAAAGTTGGCATGCACAG GTATTTCGGTCCATCGATTCAAATTCGGTCAAAGGATTCCCAAAAGATCCTAAGGAGGCGACAATGAGG aaCTTGGTATGTGGAAAGAATGTTCTTATAGATATGAGCATACATACAGCATATGTGAAGGCTATCCGTGCTGCCCAACATTTCATCTATATCGAAAATCAATACTTCATTGGGTCCTCATACAACTGGAGTTCATACAAGGACATTG GTGCTAATAATTTAATTCCAATGGAAATTGCTCTTAAAATTGCTGAAAAAATTAGAGCACATCAGAggtttgctgcttatattgttGTCCCTATGTGGCCTGAAGGTAATCCAACAGGAGCTGCAACACAGAGGATTTTATTCTGGCAG CATAAGACAATGCAAATGATGTATGAAACTATTCACAAGGCTTTAGTGGAGGTTGGGCTTGAGGATGCTTACTCGCCGCaagattatttaaatttttattgccTTGGCAACCGAGAGACTCTCGATGCCTGTGATCTCTCCGAGAGTGTTACCTCATCAAACACTCCCCAG GGACTTAGCAGGAAAAACcgaagatttatgatttatgttcaTTCTAAAGGTATGATAGTGGATGATGAATATGTAATACTGGGATCTGCAAACATTAATCAAAGATCGATGGAGGGTACTCGAGACACGGAGATTGCAATGGGTGCTTATCAGCCTCATCACACATGGGCAAGAAGATTATCGAGCCCCCGTGGACAG ATATATGGATACAGAATGTCTCTGTGGGCTGAGCATCTTGGAGTACTAGAGGACTGCTTTACTCGACCCGATTCCCTCGAATGTGTTAGACGTGTTAGAACGATGGGGGAGGCTAACTGGAACCAGTTTGCATCAAATGAGGTATCAGAAATGAGGGGACACCTTCTTAAGTATCCAGTTGACGTTGACCGGAAAGGCAAAGTGAAGCCGCTCCCCAACTGTGAGACATTCCCTGATGTTGGAGGGAACATAGTTGGATCGTTTCTTGCCATCCAGGAAAATCTGACGATTTAA
- the LOC140956731 gene encoding subtilisin-like protease SBT4.14 produces MQYLLLLFTFTCLLPANYGNVQKEFYIVFLKDHPVSGRSILDTHLNVLSSIKESEQDASESLVYSYTRSLNAFAAKLSEDEARKLSDMDEVVSVFPNRYRKLHTTRSWEFLGLTPDSKRNLEVESDVIVGLLDTGITPQSDSFKDDGLGPPPTKWKGSCKHFTNFSGCNNKLIGAKYFKLDKQHDPNDILSPVDVDGHGTHTSSTLAGRLVPNASVFGLGQGTARGGVPSARVAIYKVCWANSGCADMDILAAFDAAISDGVDIISISIGGATASYTNDSIAVGAFRAMRKGILTVASAGNDGPSRGTVANHAPWILTVAASGIDRQLRSKVVLGNGLTVSGIGVNTFEPAKKSYPLASGVDLSMNSETKEESRYCLENSMDPKKVEGKIVYCKLQAWGADSVIKRLGGIGTVVESDLFQDVAQIFMAPATMVNTTIGKQINDYIRSTKSTSAVIYKSEEIEIRSPVTASFSSRGPNPGSQHLLKPDIAAPGIDILASYTPLNSLTGLKGDTQRSKFTFMSGTSMSCPHVGGAAAYVKSFHPDWSPAAIKSAIMTTATQMSSRLDKDAEFSYGSGQLNPTRARSPGLIYDLDAISYIQFLCHEGYKESELGTLLHQGPINCSKLIPPDGEDALNYPTMQLSLKSDKDTTIGVFRRRVTNVGPPFSVYNATVRAPSGVIIVVKPMILSFTRAQQKRSFKVVVKAKPKTNPHAVLRSGSLTWRSFHHSVRSPIVIADTLDE; encoded by the exons ATGCAATATCTTTTACTTCTCTTCACCTTTACATGTCTTTTACCAGCAAATTATGGGAACGTGCAGAAG GAATTCTACATCGTTTTCTTGAAAGACCATCCGGTGAGTGGAAGATCGATTCTTGACACACATCTTAATGTCCTCTCGTCCATAAAGGAAAG TGAACAAGATGCTTCCGAGTCTCTTGTTTATAGCTACACAAGAAGTTTAAATGCATTTGCAGCTAAGCTTTCTGAAGATGAAGCCAGGAAGTTGTCCG ACATGGATGAAGTAGTTTCGGTTTTTCCAAACCGATACCGGAAACTACACACCACCAGATCATGGGAATTCCTAGGACTGACCCCAGATTCGAAAAGGAACTTAGAAGTTGAGAGCGATGTCATAGTAGGCCTATTAGACACAG GAATCACCCCACAATCTGATAGCTTTAAGGATGATGGTCTTGGCCCTCCACCAACAAAATGGAAAGGAAGTTGTAAACATTTCACAAATTTTTCAGGATGTAACAA CAAACTTATTGGAGCAAAGTATTTCAAGCTAGATAAACAACACGACCCCAATGATATATTGTCGCCGGTAGACGTAGATGGCCACGGCACACATACTTCATCTACTCTAGCTGGACGTCTCGTTCCAAATGCTAGCGTTTTTGGGCTAGGACAAGGCACAGCGCGTGGGGGGGTGCCTTCTGCTCGGGTGGCTATTTACAAAGTTTGTTGGGCGAATTCGGGATGTGCAGATATGGACATTCTGGCTGCATTTGATGCTGCTATTAGTGATGGAGTAGACATAATTTCCATCTCAATAGGAGGGGCAACGGCAAGTTACACAAACGATTCTATAGCAGTTGGAGCTTTTCGCGCCATGAGGAAAGGGATTCTTACTGTGGCTTCGGCTGGGAATGATGGACCGAGTCGTGGCACTGTTGCAAATCACGCGCCTTGGATCCTAACAGTGGCTGCTAGTGGGATCGATCGACAGTTGAGGAGCAAAGTAGTATTAGGCAATGGCCTCACTGTATCA GGAATCGGGGTAAACACGTTTGAGCCAGCAAAAAAGTCGTATCCTCTAGCAAGTGGTGTCGATTTGTCTATGAATTCCGAAACTAAAGAAGAGTCGAGGTACTGTCTCGAAAATTCGATGGATCCGAAAAAGGTAGAAGGGAAGATTGTTTATTGCAAGCTACAAGCTTGGGGTGCTGACTCTGTGATCAAACGTTTGGGAGGGATTGGAACAGTGGTCGAGAGTGACTTGTTTCAGGACGTGGCACAAATCTTCATGGCTCCGGCGACTATGGTGAATACGACCATAGGGAAGCAGATCAACGACTATATTCGTTCGACAAA ATCAACGTCTGCTGTTATATACAAATCGGAGGAAATTGAAATCCGTTCTCCTGTCACAGCCTCATTTTCGTCCAGGGGTCCAAATCCTGGATCACAACACCTTCTCAAG CCTGATATTGCAGCTCCAGGAATTGATATCCTAGCATCATATACTCCATTGAATTCGCTAACCGGATTGAAAGGCGACACCCAACGCTCGAAGTTCACCTTCATGTCCGGTACCTCGATGTCATGTCCACACGTCGGTGGCGCAGCTGCCTATGTAAAGTCATTTCACCCTGACTGGTCCCCAGCAGCAATTAAATCTGCCATCATGACTACGG CAACACAAATGAGTTCAAGACTAGATAAAGATGCAGAATTCTCATATGGGTCAGGCCAGCTCAATCCCACCCGAGCAAGATCCCCTGGACTAATATACGACTTGGATGCAATCTCGTACATTCAGTTTCTGTGTCACGAAGGCTACAAGGAGTCGGAGTTAGGGACTTTACTCCACCAGGGACCGATAAATTGTTCAAAACTGATTCCACCAGATGGGGAAGATGCTCTAAATTATCCCACCATGCAACTTTCATTGAAGAGTGATAAGGATACAACCATAGGCGTTTTCCGAAGGAGGGTCACCAACGTTGGGCCGCCTTTTTCTGTGTATAATGCCACTGTCAGGGCTCCATCAGGAGTGATCATAGTGGTGAAACCAATGATTCTGTCATTCACTCGGGCGCAGCAGAAACGAAGCTTCAAAGTGGTGGTGAAGGCGAAACCGAAAACGAATCCCCACGCTGTGCTTAGATCAGGTTCACTTACATGGAGAAGCTTTCATCACAGTGTGAGGAGTCCCATTGTCATTGCTGATACATTGGATgagtag